DNA from Prunus persica cultivar Lovell chromosome G6, Prunus_persica_NCBIv2, whole genome shotgun sequence:
gtaaaagggaGTATAAGTGGAGAAAAGAGGAGTGGAAAAATCAGctccctaaaaaaaaaaaatcaacttttttcctttgataATCTACACATAAATTGAAAAACCCATTAAAATAGAGAGAATAAAGCAAAAGTTCACAAACTCAAACAAACCATAGGTGGAGAGAAcacaatttaaataataataataaataataaaaaccccAAACAAACCGTAAGTagagaaaaaacaataaaaaataagagaaaatgTGGCAAAACGTAATTAAATGAATTAACTCAATTGAAACTTGATAATATATTACATGGAgagtaagaaaataaattaaagccaCAAACATGGTTGTAAAAGCAAGAAGGAAATATGTTGTGTCcaccaaaaaagagaaaaataaatgaaaaagacTTAGATTTTTagaatttgtgttttaaaaaatataataataataataataggtatggtaaatttaagaaaagaaGTAGGCATGAAAATGAGGTTCTTGAAATATTAAAGATatcataaaatatattaatatacatatatttaaaaaaaataaggagcGGGGGCCTGGGACCACACTGgtcccttagattttgaattattttcaaGGCTACTAGGATCAATTTTGAAATCTTTTTTAAGTGATAATAAGCTCCTATaatcttaattaaaattatttttaaaaaagtaaaaaaaatagtattattaattaattgttacAATCTAGAGCTTAGTTTAtactaataaaaaataattaataataatagttaTAAATTCAGGTTGTAGAGGGAAAATTAATGATATATAAGATCAAGATTCAGGGTATTGAAATTTAATTCCCCACTTGaacccaaaaagagaaaaaaaaaataattcccCACCTGACCCACTTGTGTCCCtccaaatttgaattaaaaatggAAGAGGGCCAGAGGGCCAGAGATTATTATCTATTCGTATAAAAACAGATATTTGGTTTGTCGGAATTGTTGTCTAGACTCTAGAGATTTGTGGTGttgaattgtttttgtttttgttaattcTTCTTGATGCCAATTTTAAATGAAGCTTTGGAGTTGGCTGCAAGCTGTCGGTGTATAGAGAATCCGAATAATGCGAGGTGCGAGGGGAATTTTTCTGCATTCTCTATTCTCACTCATCCGTTTCACAAACATTTCAATACAATCAATAACTATTCATTAATTCCtctaaaaaaatcattattcATTAGTTGCGAATGCGGGTTAGCATATCAGTTGGTCATGATAGTATGTCTGGTCCTTTATCCTCGAGTTCGAATCtctctctttaaaaaaaaaaaaaaactatgggACTGCCCCTCCTATGTATTGACCACAAGATCTTAGCTAATTAACCAGTGTTATTGGGAAAacaatcaaccaaaaaaaatatctatGTAACAAACACTATCATATCACGTCATCATGCTATTGCGACCGGCTTAAATAACACGTCATCATACAATTCATAAACATTATAAGCCTTTTCTACTTTCTTCCTTTGTTAAAGAATTTTTCGTTGCTGCATGAATTGGTGTCAATATTGGACCCAGTAAAATTTTTAGTCATCTTTGAGTACTTGAAACCTTGTACGGGATGTGGGATCCACCATCTACGAATAAGAAGCAATTCAAATCATAATCAAGCTCCCCTTGGTCACTTCGTTTCAAATGCATATACCTTTACCTTATGCTTTCATCTATGATTAAGAATTAATaggtaattaattaacttcataaacTTCTAGCACACATGGATTGAATGAATGGACTGAGGATTGAAGAAGGTAGGTCAAAGTGTGCCACGTTTGGTATCTTTGTCCCTGCCATACATAAACGTAACTCCTCTGAAAGTGATgttggtcttcttcttcttttttttctccatctGTTTTTGGAAATATTTGGCCGCCATGAAAGTGTTGAAGGTCGCCAACAAATGAAGCGCCTCAAAGTTAACGTTCTGAGCcatgaaaaaacaaaccagAAACCTCGGTCGATCCGATCCATGTGGAAAGAATGTTCATTTCTTGTCTTGAATTGCAACCACTTTAAATTTGTTATGTATTCATAAATTCTAATCAAAGTTTGAGAATTAGGTTTGTGTCTGTATTTTTCGAAAGTTCCATCTTCCACATTTATCaagacatatatataaaagtcaTTGTACATAGTACAGGTACGGCTATGAGTGGTAATTTGATtgggtatttatatatttattattattattattatggaATTCCATGAAAATTCAAAGACGAAATAATTGCGCATGCAATCTCTGAAACTTCAAAGGGAAAAACAGGGGACGTGTTGTTGAAAGAGACTCCAAAATGGGGACGAAGAAAAATGGTGACTCTGAGTTTCCAAGGAGGAAAAGACATACAATCGAATCTTGGGGATCAAGTTGGCCTTTTTCTGTCTCTCCTCCTTTCTATAATGTTCTATTTCTTGGAGTTTTGTTATGATCAAGATATGTGGTATGGAATGCAAGGGCTAAAGCCAAAGATAAGACAACATCCCATCAAAACATTTTCCATGGAACTTTAATTTCTTGCGTTAATGAGTGAATTCCTTTGACTCTACACTAATTAAGTCACCTCGATCGAGCGCCATGAATCTGGACTATTTATCATATTGATTCTTGTTTGAATGTGTGATTCAAATTCAGAGTCCGATAATATAAGTATTTATGTGAGAATATAAACATGTTAAAAAGAGAACATGACCCTTAAGAAAAGAGGCTAGAATTGCAAGCCATGTATAAACCTGTCAATGCTAGGAATGCAAGTTAAGAGGAAAAGGACACCTGGAATGCAGTCGAGTGCAAGCATGAAGAACAGTGTGGCAAGTGCTAAATGATTTGGGGGACAAGACAATCTCTCTCAGTTATATTGGCCACCCCCCCTTCcccaaaaaggaaatattGTTGATAATGTTTTGTGGAATGATTGAACCATACATGCTATTTGTGCTCCACATTGCCAACATCACCACCTCAATCATATGCTCTTTGGTGTGccaaaataattcaaacaaattgaaacacATGAAACATATAATGGTAATTGAAGCAATCAAAACTAAAACTTATCTGATCAAAGATAGGAGATGaaccttaatatttttttttttgtttatattggGAGGAAAGAAACTTTGGATTTTCGATCTTGGGTGCCAAGTAAGGGGGAAAAGGGAGGGCCACAACCACTGTGGTAACCCTGCTCCACAAGATGAAGCTTAATTTGAAGTCTCTGGCTCCTATGCATCTCTGATCAGATAAAGGATATGTGATATCCAACGGTTGTGACCAGTCAGGACAATAAGGTTGCTTTCCCTGACCAAATGTATCATATACATTAACttcatataatatatgttaacaAAATTGTCCTTTTCTGCATGAGAGAAACTCCCTATAAAACAACTGCACAGTGCAATCAAACTTACAAACCATTTGGTCGATAATTTCAGGGCCTCATTGATTCCCTAGTTTCCTCCATCACCAAGGAACAAGCAAGCCTCCTTCCTCCATCCCGAAAATGGAGAGGGAACAACAAACCTCTGATAACATTCAGCTTCCTGCTGGGTTCAGATTTCACCCATCTGATGAAGAACTCATCGTCCACtatttgaaaaacaaagtcACTTCAAGTCCACTACCTGCAACCATCATCACTGAATTGGATCTCTACAAGTATAATCCATGGGAGCTGCCAGCCAAAGCCTCCTTCGGAGAAGAAGAGTGGTATTTTTTCACCCCGAGAGATCGGAAGTACCCGAATGGGAGCAGGCCTAACAGAGCAGCTGGTTTGGGTTACTGGAAGGCTACAGGAACTGATAAACATATTTTCAGTTCTTGTGGAACAAAAAGCATTGGGGTGAAGAAGGCACTTGTGTTCTACACAGGACACCCTCCAAAGGGTGTCAAGACAGAGTGGATCATGAATGAGTATAGATTGCTTGACACAACCATGTGGTCTTCAAAGCAAAAAGGGTCTATGAGGGTAAGTTGCTTAATCAATTACTTCATATCCTCACAGAGTACAGTATACGGTAGGTACGGGTAAGTTTCTTTTGCCGATTTGACACGTGATGTTAGATTGTGAATCAGGACCATTGGTTATGTTGAAATTATAAGTGGTGAATCAGTCATGCTGAATCAGACATCATGTGCTGATTGATAGTCTAGCAACATAATAGGCTAGTAATTGATATTCCTCATTCTCTCTCCACCTTTGTAATTGAGCTTAATTATATGGATGACATTTATAGGGTTTCTAGTTCTGAATCCTCTACTGTTGTTTTCTATGTTGATATTGTGCTTATGTTCAACAATCATCGTATTaggtttcatttcattattatttttcagcaTAAGCAGAGAATTGTACTTTCTTTCGATATTGTTAAtaattctctcattttcttcatgaCAGTTGGATGATTGGGTGCTATGTCGGGTTCGACAAAAATGCAACGGCAGCAGGAGCATTTGGGAAGATCAAAACAGTCCTCCTAGCTATAAACTAGGTGCCTACACCAAGCAAGCGGATGAGAAATGTTCAAAGGACACAAACCCTAGCATCGAAATGGTCAGAAACTATCTGTACAAAGATTGTCCAATGTTGCCCTACATTTTTGCCTCCCCTGAACTTCCATACACTAAAACCACTTCAAGCATAAGCTTTCTGGGTAGTGGAGACACAAAATCTTGCACTACAATTCACGAGAACGATTCATCCAATAAGAACAACGGGCAGCTTTTAGCTTCTTCCCTTGAAAGTTTGATCAACCCTTTCAAGAGAAAGCCTGCAGCAGAAGGAAATGGACACCACCAGAGTTTTGTAACACCAAGCAAGAGGATATGTAGCAGAGAATATCAGGAGGAAGTTAGCACATCGATTGGCCGGGACGGTTGCTCAATGAATTTCTGGGGAGTAGACCACTCTGGATCAGctgaaaataatttcaatgCAGATCAATGGAGCTCCATGATCCAATATCAAGAACTCAGTCAATTAATTGGCTTTCAGTGCAAGTGAGTAGCTGGCTAGAGCAGTGAAGCTAGGTGTGGATTAATTCCGTTATTATGTAGATAAAGGGATTCAAGATCACGAACAGAGGTCTCCATGATTGTGATTTTTATGTAAATTAGTGTGCAGTTCcgaattttcttcttttggtatACATTTGAGTGCAATTTTTATACATATAAAGAATAAGCATGTAAATTAGTTTGGCGTTTGCTGGATGTAATTAGCTGCAGCATTTCAAGATTGTATGTATATTCGCATATATTCGTTGTAATAAATATCTTGTAGATAGTGGGATGAGAATATAGAAAATTGCTTTACATTTCAACTTCTCCGTCACGTAAAGTGTTAATGTGGGTTATGGGTTTTGTGGTTGTTAGCTTGATATAAATCGTTGACTTATTCTTCATAAGAGTTCAGGTTTTTTATATTCAGTGATTTTCTATTGGCAAATAAGGCGTGGGAAAGCCTACAGAAACTAAATCAAAAGACAGTAATTTAGATACATCTGACAGATGAAAACTAAATCAGGCCCAGAAAGAATGCATTAGTTCCATAAGAAGTTTCATATAAAATCGAAAGGAAGCTGCCAATCCAATCTATTAACTATGGGTCAACAAAGGTTTAATAAATTGAAGTATGGATTCAGATACCGCCTCACAGAGTACCAACAAAAGCAAATTAGAGGACACAACCAACTGCAACGTAAAACTGACTCATGTACTTGAAAAATACATTCATGGTAGTATGAACAGACACTcttcaacataaaataaacaatcaaataaCATATAGCAAGCACCAAACTGAGTCCTCAAAATGCAAAACAATACCGGACAAGCCAACGACTCTTGGAACTGGTCAAACCGCTCTTTATGCCACCTCAATTCTTCAGTACACTGCGAATAAAGATGCCGCGATCAGAATACAAAAAATGACACATCTTGAATAAAAAACGCAGACAtgcaatgaaaaaataattctgTGTATTTAAATCTGCATTTTAGGGTTGAAGTAGCTATAAAGTCTTATCACATATAACCATAATCTGAGCAGTGCAATGACATCTAGTTATAGATGTTTGTCTATCTCATCATATATGTTCATTGTATAGGATATGAGCTTACTTGTACAAATACGCAGCAATGCCCAAAATTACACACAGCAATATAATATCAATACAGAAATTTCGGCTGGACCTCAGctgtaacaaaaacaaaacatgcaTTAGATCCAGCAACAaagacttttttatttttttattttttttatttataaaaaggaCTCTAATGTGCATTTGTAAACTTAAAAAAGCTGCAAATACACTCACCTGGTTGACTGTGTCTTTCAGTCTGACATTGGTATTCTTAAGGTCAGCAGATGCCTTGTCCACCTATTAAGAAGGGAGGCAGCATTTAGTAATATAATTTTGAGAATTCAAACTGAACATCTTGGAAGCAATACTAGGAGAGGACAATGTTTCTCACCTTAGAGTCAATTTCATCCATCAAAGGAACTTGCCTATCGAATTCCTACACATGGCATATGATAAATTAAGTTAACatatgtttatatattgcaAATGAGTAAGTAGCATCACACAGAAACAACTAACCTCATTCATATCCTGAGCCATATTTTTCAATGTATCCAAACCGTCTGATATCATATCCAAACCTTGATCCTGTGAGCatgtcaaaataaataaaaatgcaaaCCAATATCCATAACTCCTGCATCTAACTAGCAATATGCAACTTGCATCCTTTTAAAAGAAATCTCCATTGTaaacaaacacaacacaaTATCTATAACTTGCCTGCTTAATTTTCCGCATTTCAAACTCTTGCCTGAATTGACTCGACTCCTCAGATTGTTGGAAGAATTCATTATCCAACCGCCCCTCTACCAAAATACATGAAACACATAAGTAAAGTAAACTGAAAATAATCAAATGGAACTGAGCTGTCCATACATTATAATCACTAAAAAAGCACCAAACAGCCTTCATAATGCAAAAAATTACCCGAATCAAATTTGATTTCAGTACGAGAAGCTGAAGCTGCCCAGCCGCCTCCAGTTTGTTTGGGTGCAGCAGGAGTCCCATCTGGTATATCCTGGATCCTATCTGGCAATGCATGGACCAAGTCATTACGAGCAGCAAAATCTTGGGTTGAAAGCCCTTTCACCTGTAAACCAATTAGCATCAATTATGAATCACGCTGCCTATACCCCAAAGCAATCATGCCGCCTTGTGTTGTATACTAAACAAGCAAAATTGGCAACTTACACACACGCACAGGCATCTCATATACTCTTAAAcaatactaaaatcccatataCAAGTGCAaccatttttcaatttttcaattttgaccAAAATGTGCTAGGCT
Protein-coding regions in this window:
- the LOC18773140 gene encoding syntaxin-71, whose protein sequence is MSVIEILTRVEAICQKYDRYDVEKQKDLNVSGDDAFARLYASVDADIEALRQKAEIASKEKNKASAVALNAEIRRTKARLLEEVPKLQRLAVKKVKGLSTQDFAARNDLVHALPDRIQDIPDGTPAAPKQTGGGWAASASRTEIKFDSEGRLDNEFFQQSEESSQFRQEFEMRKIKQDQGLDMISDGLDTLKNMAQDMNEEFDRQVPLMDEIDSKVDKASADLKNTNVRLKDTVNQLRSSRNFCIDIILLCVILGIAAYLYNVLKN
- the LOC18775331 gene encoding NAC transcription factor 29 gives rise to the protein MEREQQTSDNIQLPAGFRFHPSDEELIVHYLKNKVTSSPLPATIITELDLYKYNPWELPAKASFGEEEWYFFTPRDRKYPNGSRPNRAAGLGYWKATGTDKHIFSSCGTKSIGVKKALVFYTGHPPKGVKTEWIMNEYRLLDTTMWSSKQKGSMRLDDWVLCRVRQKCNGSRSIWEDQNSPPSYKLGAYTKQADEKCSKDTNPSIEMVRNYLYKDCPMLPYIFASPELPYTKTTSSISFLGSGDTKSCTTIHENDSSNKNNGQLLASSLESLINPFKRKPAAEGNGHHQSFVTPSKRICSREYQEEVSTSIGRDGCSMNFWGVDHSGSAENNFNADQWSSMIQYQELSQLIGFQCK